The Acidimicrobiales bacterium sequence CGGCCTTGGTGACCTTGAAGCGCTCGGCGAGCAGCAGGATCAACGCCGCGTCGATGTTGTCGATACTGGACCGGTACTGCTCGAGCTGCGGATCGGTCATCGACTGCTCCGGACTCCTACCGGCCAAGGTTGCCGGGAGTACTGGCCCTGCCAATACTCCATGGAACCCGAAGGGTTCCCGTGGGCCGTACAAGAGTCGAACTTGTGACCTCCTGCGTGTCGAGCAGGCGCTCTAACCAACTGAGCTAACGGCCCTGGAGACGGTGACTGTAGCAGCGGATCCTCCCAATCCCGAACGCGATTCGAGGCCGCCGCGGAAGCGACGGCCTCGAACACTGACGAGCGCCGGGCGGGATTTGAACCCGCGACTGTACGGCTTTGCAGGCCGTTCCCTTGGGCCGCTCGGGCACCGGCGCCAGCGGGAGGAATGGTAGCGCCCTCGCCCACGCGTGAGAGCATGATCGGGTGAGCGATTCAGGATCACCGGACGAGGCGCGGCGCTCGCCGCTCGAGATGTTGGGCGTGTTGGCGAAGGCCGACGGCGAGTTCACGGAGACGAGCCGCCTGGTCGAGATCTACACCATGGAGGGCCTGCTGCAGATCATGTGGCACGGCGCGCCGGGTGCGTCCGACGTGGTGCTCATGTGCGGCGGGGCGATGGGCGGAATGCTCGGGCCCGGACGGTCGCTCTATCTGGAGTTGGGGCTCGAGCTGGCCGCCGAAGGGCGCGCCGCGATGGCTGTCGGCTACCGCAAGCCCGGTGATCTCCCCCGCTGTCTGCTCGACACCTGTGCGGCGGCCGACCTCGCCTTGCGCAACGGTGCCGAGCGCTTCGTCATCCTCGGACACTCGTTCGGCGGCGCCGTCGCGATCCAGGCGGCATCGACGTTCACCGCCCACACCGCCGGCGTCATCACCTACGCGACCCAGTCGGCCGGCTGCGAGGAGGCCGCTCGGCTCGGCGACACGCCCCTGCTGTTGCTGCACGGCGAACGGGACTCGATCCTCGGCCCGGAGAACTCCATGATGGTGCAGACGCTCGCCGGCACGGGCGACGTGCGCACCTTTCCCGAGACGGACCACCTCATGGCCGAGGCCGCCGACGAGATCGCGCAGATCACCGGCACCTGGGTACGCGAGACGTTCGCCGCCCACGCGGCACGGTTCTAGCGGCACGGCCCTAGCTCGTCTCGATCTCGTCGAGGAGCGCCCGCAGGTCCTCCTCCACATGGCGCAGCCGGGTGGTGACGTCGCGCAGGCGAGCGAGCAGCGCCATCGCCTCCTCGCGCTTCAGGGCGTCCGCGCCGGCCGGAAGCATCGCCAGGGAGCGGCGGAGGTGTTCGATTTCGTGGTCCCGGTCGAACTGCAGCATCACCGCATCGTAGCGAACGTGTGTTCGCTCGCAAGTCCGTCGTAAGGTGACCGCCATGACAGTGGAAATCGACTTCTCCGGACGCACCGCGCTCGTGGTGGGCGGCGGTGGCGGCGGCATCGGCACCGCGATGTGTCGGCGCCTGGCCGAGGCCGGGGCCGACGTCATCGCGGTGAGTGCCGTGGCCGAACATCTCGAGGCGACGGTCGCGGACGTCGAGGCGATCGGACGTCGGGCGTCCGCCCAGGTCGCCGACGTGACCGACTTCGACGCCCTGCGGGCCGCCATCGACCGGGGGGCCGAGGCGGTCGGGCCGGCCGATCTGCTGGTGAACGTCGTGGGCGGCGCGCCGCCCGAACACTGGCACCGTCTCGACGACTTCCCGATCGAGTCGTTCGATCATCTGATGACGACGAACCTGCGGTATGCGTTCATCGCCTGCCAACACGTGGCCGCGGCAATGATCGACCGCGGTGCCACCGGCGCCATGGTGAACATCTCGTCGATCGCGAGCCGGGGACAGCCCCTGCTGTCGGCCTACGGCGCGGCGAAGGCGGGGCTCGACTCGCTCACCCGCTCGATGGCGATGGAGTGGGGGCGCCACGGCATCCGGGCCAACACCCTCGCGCCGGGCACCATCAACACGCCCCGCTCGGGGCGCGACCCCGACGAGGTCGACCCACTGGCCGAGGCGATCACCCTGCGCCGGCGCGGCCGCCCGGGCGACATCGCCGATGTCGCCCTCTTCCTCCTGTCGGACCTGGCGAGCTATGTCACCGGCCAGACCATCGACGTGGACGGCGGCCCGAGCCGCGGCGCCCTCGACGACCACGACCTCCCCATCTTCGTCACGAACGAAGCCATCCGCACCCGCTTCGAACGCTGACCCCCCCACCCACCGTCCCGCGTTCTGTGAGTAGAAGTCAGCACGGGGTGCTGACTTCTACTCACAGAACACTCAGCGGGGGACGAATGGACATGGGGTCAGACGCCTGTCCATTCTTGGCCCATGACCGATGAGTGGACACCGGATCGCATGCGATCCGTTTTCGAGAGCGTGAAGAACTGGGGCCGGTGGGGTGACGACGACGAAGCGGGTGCGCTCAACCTGATCACGCCGGCCAAGCGGCTGGAGGCGGCGGCTGCGGTGCAGCGGGGCGAGACCGTGAGCTGTTCGCTCCCGTTGGCCGTCCGGCCGGCGGCCGACAACCCCCATCCCGCCCTGCACATGATGGTGCGCGGCGGTGACGACTGCCTGATCCCCGGCACGGACTTCGAGACGACGATGGACTTCGTCGGCGTGGCGTTCCACGGCATGGCCACCAGCCACATCGATGCGCTCTGTCATGTGTTCGTCGACGGCCAGATGTACAACGGCTTCGCCGGCACGGAGGTGAAGAGCACCGGGGCCCGGCACGGCAGCATCATGTGCGCGAGCGACGGCGTCGTGTCCCGCGGCGTGCTGCTCGACATCCCCCGCACGAACGGCGTCGACTGGCTCGACAAGCACCATGCGATCACGATCGCCGAGCTGGAGGCCGCCGAGCAGGCGCAGGGCGTGCAGGTGTCCGAGGGCGACATCCTGCTCGTCGCGACCGGCCGGGATGCGCTGCGTCGCGCCGAAGGCGCCTGGGTGCCCTGGCAGGGACTCGCCGGGCTCCACGCGGAGTGCATCGAGTGGATCCACGACCGCGGGGTCGCCGTCCTCGGCGCCGATGGCGTGTCCGACGCCCTCCCCGGCCTCGGCCTCGACGGCTGGTTCATGCCCGTGCACCAGTGCGCCCTCGTCGCGATGGGCGTGCACCTGCTCGACAACCTCTGCCTGGAGCGACTGATGGCCGCCTGCGCCGATGCCGGTCAGTGGACCTTCCAGTTCACCGTCGCGCCGCTCCACGTCGAAGGCGGCACCGGTTCACCCGTGAACGCCATCGCGATGCTCTGACCGGCCAGCGGGAGAAAGTACGGGGGTCT is a genomic window containing:
- a CDS encoding alpha/beta family hydrolase, whose translation is MSDSGSPDEARRSPLEMLGVLAKADGEFTETSRLVEIYTMEGLLQIMWHGAPGASDVVLMCGGAMGGMLGPGRSLYLELGLELAAEGRAAMAVGYRKPGDLPRCLLDTCAAADLALRNGAERFVILGHSFGGAVAIQAASTFTAHTAGVITYATQSAGCEEAARLGDTPLLLLHGERDSILGPENSMMVQTLAGTGDVRTFPETDHLMAEAADEIAQITGTWVRETFAAHAARF
- a CDS encoding SDR family NAD(P)-dependent oxidoreductase is translated as MTVEIDFSGRTALVVGGGGGGIGTAMCRRLAEAGADVIAVSAVAEHLEATVADVEAIGRRASAQVADVTDFDALRAAIDRGAEAVGPADLLVNVVGGAPPEHWHRLDDFPIESFDHLMTTNLRYAFIACQHVAAAMIDRGATGAMVNISSIASRGQPLLSAYGAAKAGLDSLTRSMAMEWGRHGIRANTLAPGTINTPRSGRDPDEVDPLAEAITLRRRGRPGDIADVALFLLSDLASYVTGQTIDVDGGPSRGALDDHDLPIFVTNEAIRTRFER
- a CDS encoding cyclase family protein, coding for MTDEWTPDRMRSVFESVKNWGRWGDDDEAGALNLITPAKRLEAAAAVQRGETVSCSLPLAVRPAADNPHPALHMMVRGGDDCLIPGTDFETTMDFVGVAFHGMATSHIDALCHVFVDGQMYNGFAGTEVKSTGARHGSIMCASDGVVSRGVLLDIPRTNGVDWLDKHHAITIAELEAAEQAQGVQVSEGDILLVATGRDALRRAEGAWVPWQGLAGLHAECIEWIHDRGVAVLGADGVSDALPGLGLDGWFMPVHQCALVAMGVHLLDNLCLERLMAACADAGQWTFQFTVAPLHVEGGTGSPVNAIAML